In Nitrospinota bacterium, one DNA window encodes the following:
- the rfbC gene encoding dTDP-4-dehydrorhamnose 3,5-epimerase: protein MNVIKTSMPGVLIFEPKVYADSRGMFMETWRDNLYREAGVIDGFRQDNLSVSKRGVLRGLHFQNPSPQAKLVFVMEGEVFDVAVDVRRGSPDFGKWIGTSLSSENRRQMFIPKGFAHGYLVLSERAVFFYKCDDYYSAGSEYCVRWDDPDINIEWPDKSPILSPKDAAAPMLKDMDISCLPVYEQAG, encoded by the coding sequence ATGAACGTTATTAAGACCTCCATGCCCGGCGTGCTCATCTTCGAGCCGAAGGTATATGCCGACTCGCGCGGCATGTTCATGGAAACCTGGAGGGACAACCTTTACCGCGAGGCGGGAGTCATAGACGGATTCCGGCAGGACAACCTTTCCGTTTCCAAACGCGGCGTGCTGCGCGGGCTTCATTTCCAGAATCCGTCGCCCCAGGCGAAGCTTGTGTTCGTGATGGAAGGTGAAGTGTTCGACGTGGCGGTGGACGTGCGGCGCGGCTCGCCCGATTTCGGAAAGTGGATCGGCACGTCGCTATCGTCCGAAAACAGGCGCCAGATGTTCATCCCGAAAGGATTCGCCCACGGCTACCTTGTCTTAAGCGAGCGGGCGGTCTTTTTCTACAAATGCGACGACTATTATTCGGCGGGCTCCGAGTATTGCGTACGGTGGGACGATCCGGACATCAATATCGAATGGCCGGACAAAAGCCCCATCCTTTCACCCAAGGACGCGGCTGCCCCGATGTTAAAGGACATGGACATTTCCTGCCTGCCTGTTTATGAGCAGGCAGGCTGA